In a genomic window of Gemmatimonadaceae bacterium:
- a CDS encoding methyl-accepting chemotaxis protein, with translation MMRLPALPTNSIGRTLALGFAVLVLLLVAAGVFGWATISGISREVSERFAHANDLTRQSASFSHTITQEVQAATSYLGDYSQKSAADFRRLGWEAHRMHRSFTSRRSELADEVTNTVMVDAKLSEVENAYTLAHRLSDLGRPDEAAAQAQVAAGLVGQLLTELQRVDNANNLAFARAADSLRNNAIRRSAMLVTVIAGALILAIAIVLRTSDAIGKPLRMLLKHAMQLSRGNLQVRTRTAGLPTEFRTLGEAMNHASESLARVVLGAVSTADDVARSAGELATASRQISNSAGQIANAVGDVSHGAESQVFQIRTVNNALDGIRSRAGEMVGGAEEVHALAGAIESEAEAKRGEMGRALAILLEVRDSVQQAAAEVSGLTVTAGEINDFVVSVSRIAEQTNLLALNASIEAARAGPAGRGFAVVATEVGKLAEQTQAAADDVVRLTEAVTTRVTTTSRAMENSAASVFEIERVGRELDSALTTIVAAAERTREAAAAVTALADHNMRAVEDAVTNLGLVTRTAEGQATAAMQVSASTEEQSAACEEMTSASSQLLQGSRELRGLVGELKTAAA, from the coding sequence ATGATGAGGTTGCCAGCGCTTCCCACGAATTCCATCGGACGGACACTCGCTCTCGGGTTCGCGGTTCTGGTGCTGCTGCTCGTCGCAGCCGGGGTCTTCGGGTGGGCGACAATCTCCGGAATCTCACGCGAGGTCAGTGAGCGGTTCGCTCATGCGAACGATCTCACGAGGCAGTCGGCCAGCTTCTCGCACACCATTACGCAGGAGGTACAGGCTGCTACGTCGTATCTCGGAGATTACAGTCAGAAGTCAGCAGCTGATTTCCGTCGCCTCGGGTGGGAAGCACACCGTATGCACCGGAGCTTCACCTCGCGCAGGAGCGAGCTTGCGGATGAGGTCACGAACACCGTCATGGTCGATGCGAAGCTCTCGGAGGTCGAGAACGCCTACACCCTCGCGCACCGTCTGAGCGACCTTGGCCGGCCGGATGAAGCCGCTGCGCAAGCGCAGGTTGCGGCGGGGCTGGTTGGTCAGCTGCTCACGGAGCTTCAGAGAGTCGACAACGCGAACAATCTCGCGTTCGCGCGCGCGGCCGATTCGCTTCGCAACAACGCGATCCGCCGGTCGGCGATGCTGGTCACAGTCATCGCCGGCGCACTGATACTCGCCATCGCAATCGTGCTGCGAACCTCGGACGCAATCGGGAAGCCGCTCCGCATGCTTCTCAAGCACGCGATGCAGCTGAGTCGCGGAAACCTTCAGGTGCGCACCCGCACCGCGGGATTGCCGACAGAGTTTCGCACGCTCGGGGAGGCGATGAATCACGCCAGCGAGTCGCTCGCGCGCGTTGTCCTCGGTGCAGTGTCCACCGCTGACGACGTCGCTCGCTCTGCAGGCGAGCTTGCCACCGCATCGCGCCAGATCTCCAATTCAGCGGGACAGATTGCCAATGCGGTGGGCGACGTGTCTCACGGTGCAGAGAGTCAGGTCTTTCAGATACGGACGGTCAACAACGCGCTCGACGGGATCCGCAGCCGCGCCGGGGAAATGGTCGGAGGTGCAGAGGAAGTACATGCACTGGCCGGAGCGATTGAATCTGAGGCCGAGGCAAAGCGTGGAGAGATGGGTCGCGCGCTGGCGATTCTGCTGGAGGTTCGAGACAGCGTTCAGCAGGCGGCAGCCGAGGTGAGTGGCCTCACGGTAACCGCGGGTGAGATCAACGATTTCGTGGTTTCCGTGAGCCGCATCGCCGAGCAGACCAATCTCCTCGCGCTCAACGCTTCTATAGAAGCGGCGCGGGCAGGCCCGGCAGGTCGAGGGTTCGCGGTAGTTGCGACGGAGGTTGGCAAGCTGGCCGAGCAGACGCAGGCCGCAGCCGATGACGTGGTAAGGTTGACGGAGGCAGTGACAACTCGTGTCACGACGACCTCGCGGGCGATGGAGAACAGTGCCGCATCGGTGTTCGAGATCGAGCGCGTGGGACGCGAGCTCGACAGTGCGCTGACGACGATCGTCGCCGCGGCCGAGAGAACGCGCGAAGCCGCAGCGGCGGTGACGGCGCTGGCCGATCACAACATGCGCGCTGTTGAGGATGCAGTTACGAATCTCGGTCTGGTTACTCGCACCGCTGAGGGTCAGGCGACCGCCGCGATGCAGGTGAGTGCATCAACGGAAGAGCAGAGCGCGGCCTGTGAGGAAATGACAAGTGCGTCGAGCCAGCTGTTGCAGGGAAGCCGAGAGCTTCGGGGACTCGTCGGGGAGCTAAAGACGGCCGCTGCGTAG
- the queC gene encoding 7-cyano-7-deazaguanine synthase QueC: protein MERKRAVLLLSGGLDSTTVLALATSEGYAVHALSFEYGQRHSAELSAAANVARRYRVVQHAIAKIDLRVFGGSALTADIPVPKDRELKYDDDEIPSTYVPARNTIFLSYALAFAEVGGAREIFIGVNALDYSGYPDCRLEFIEAFERMANLATRAGVEAKGEPAIRIRTPLIGMSKREIIELGFKLGVDYSITISCYDPGADGEACGRCDACQLRLRGFSEAGANDPATYAAGATH from the coding sequence ATGGAGCGCAAGCGAGCGGTTTTGTTGCTGAGTGGCGGCCTCGATTCGACCACGGTACTCGCCCTGGCGACAAGCGAAGGTTACGCCGTTCATGCGCTGAGCTTTGAGTACGGCCAGCGCCATTCAGCGGAGCTGTCCGCAGCGGCGAACGTCGCCCGCAGATACCGCGTCGTCCAGCATGCCATCGCTAAGATCGACCTGCGTGTCTTCGGCGGCTCCGCACTGACCGCGGACATTCCTGTACCAAAGGATCGCGAGCTCAAGTACGACGACGACGAGATTCCCAGCACTTACGTACCCGCTCGAAACACAATCTTCCTATCCTACGCGCTTGCCTTTGCCGAAGTCGGAGGCGCGCGCGAGATATTCATCGGCGTGAACGCCCTCGACTACAGCGGATATCCCGACTGCCGTCTCGAGTTCATCGAGGCCTTCGAGCGGATGGCGAATCTTGCCACTCGTGCCGGCGTCGAAGCCAAAGGCGAGCCGGCGATTCGAATCCGTACTCCGCTCATCGGGATGTCCAAGCGCGAGATCATCGAGCTCGGCTTCAAGCTCGGCGTCGACTACTCGATCACCATCAGCTGTTACGATCCGGGCGCGGACGGCGAGGCGTGCGGGCGATGCGATGCGTGCCAGCTCCGCCTGCGCGGCTTCAGCGAGGCGGGCGCGAACGACCCTGCCACTTATGCGGCGGGCGCGACGCATTGA
- a CDS encoding ABC transporter substrate-binding protein: MKYTRFALPLFLLAACERTSGTYTVGAAGPWKESYGVMSRRGIDLAVEQINRAGGISGTRLRLVARDDEADGTRAAAIAQEFVRDSEVLAVIGHVNSGAMMAAARVYHGALTAVATSASSPDLTGVSPWVFRVISSDSLNGATLGQFASQIAGNDPHMKQAAVLYENDSYGRGLADAFRRNFRGTVISFDPIDASLTEAEPFVSYLKSRRPGIVFVASRDQAALAILRESKRQQLEAVFLGGDGWQSIVSDSAASEGAYVGSSFNADDPAPEVKRFVQEFRKRFGVVPDAFAALSYDATMLVARAIAKRGSDRAGIRDYLASLDAEHPFEGVTGPAYFSPGGDPLGMGFRVARISHGALRTGSAQ; this comes from the coding sequence TTGAAATACACGCGATTTGCGCTCCCCCTCTTTCTGCTCGCCGCGTGCGAGCGAACGAGCGGGACATACACCGTTGGCGCGGCCGGACCCTGGAAGGAGAGCTACGGCGTGATGTCGCGGCGGGGAATCGACCTCGCCGTCGAGCAGATCAACCGCGCAGGCGGCATTAGCGGGACGCGCCTTCGCCTCGTCGCCAGGGATGATGAGGCCGACGGCACGCGTGCGGCGGCAATAGCGCAGGAATTCGTGCGCGACTCCGAGGTGCTTGCTGTGATCGGACACGTGAACTCCGGTGCGATGATGGCTGCGGCGCGTGTGTATCACGGTGCACTCACCGCGGTGGCGACCAGCGCTTCATCGCCTGACCTCACCGGCGTTTCCCCGTGGGTTTTTCGCGTGATCTCGAGTGACTCTCTGAACGGCGCGACGCTCGGCCAGTTCGCGTCGCAGATCGCCGGCAACGATCCTCACATGAAGCAGGCCGCCGTTCTCTACGAAAACGACTCTTACGGGCGCGGTCTGGCCGATGCGTTCCGTCGCAACTTCCGCGGCACTGTGATCAGCTTCGACCCCATAGACGCGAGTCTCACCGAGGCTGAGCCGTTCGTCAGCTACCTCAAGTCGCGCCGACCGGGAATTGTCTTCGTTGCAAGTCGCGACCAGGCGGCACTCGCGATTCTGCGCGAGTCAAAGCGCCAGCAGCTTGAAGCTGTTTTCCTCGGTGGTGACGGCTGGCAGAGCATCGTGTCCGACTCCGCAGCATCGGAGGGAGCATACGTCGGCAGCTCTTTCAACGCGGACGATCCAGCCCCGGAAGTGAAGCGCTTCGTTCAGGAGTTCCGAAAGAGGTTCGGAGTCGTGCCCGATGCGTTTGCCGCATTGAGCTATGACGCGACGATGCTCGTCGCTCGCGCCATTGCAAAGAGGGGGAGCGACCGCGCGGGAATTCGCGATTATCTCGCGTCTCTCGACGCGGAGCATCCATTCGAGGGCGTCACCGGTCCCGCGTACTTCAGCCCCGGCGGAGACCCACTCGGCATGGGCTTCCGCGTTGCGCGTATCAGTCACGGGGCACTCCGCACGGGAAGCGCGCAATGA
- the queE gene encoding 7-carboxy-7-deazaguanine synthase — MTYTVKEIFYTLQGEGANAGRAAVFCRFSGCNLWSGREEDRSRAVCRFCDTDFVGIGPDGGRFEKPDELADAVARAWRGDDDSERLVVCTGGEPLLQLDEPLIETMQSRGFKVAIETNGTRRAPHTIDWICVSPKAGAPLVQRAGNELKLVYPQPDAPPENFETLSFDHFFLQPMDGPHTAENTGLAIDYCMAHPRWRLSVQTHKILGVR; from the coding sequence TTGACCTACACCGTCAAAGAGATCTTCTACACTCTGCAGGGAGAGGGCGCAAACGCGGGACGCGCCGCCGTGTTCTGCCGTTTCTCAGGATGCAATCTGTGGAGTGGCCGCGAGGAAGACCGATCGCGCGCCGTTTGCAGATTCTGCGACACGGATTTCGTGGGCATTGGACCTGACGGCGGCCGCTTCGAGAAGCCCGATGAGCTGGCCGATGCAGTAGCTCGAGCATGGCGGGGCGACGACGACTCGGAGCGGCTCGTAGTCTGCACCGGGGGCGAGCCTCTCCTTCAGCTCGACGAGCCGCTTATCGAGACAATGCAGTCACGCGGCTTCAAGGTCGCAATCGAGACGAATGGAACGCGTCGTGCTCCGCATACCATAGACTGGATCTGCGTCAGCCCCAAGGCCGGCGCGCCTCTGGTCCAGCGCGCGGGTAACGAGCTCAAACTGGTATACCCGCAACCGGATGCGCCGCCCGAGAACTTCGAGACGCTTTCCTTCGACCACTTCTTTCTTCAGCCAATGGACGGGCCGCACACCGCCGAGAATACCGGTCTCGCCATTGATTACTGCATGGCGCACCCCCGCTGGCGGCTCAGCGTGCAGACCCACAAGATTCTCGGCGTCCGATAA